AGGGTTGCAGCCTTTCTGATCTCTGCGGCCATCCTGATCCTGCTGCTCCGCCTCTGGGCACTGCAGATTCTGGAAGGTGAACGTATGCTCCTGCTTTCCCTCAATAATCGCTTGCGACTGCGGCCGGTCGAGGCGCCCAGAGGACTCATTCTCGATCGAAACGGAGAACTTATGGTAGAGAATCTGGCGTCCTTCGACCTCTATGCGATGCCGGAGGATATGCCCGATATCGAGGGTACGACGCGCCGCCTCGCTGAGATCCTCCGGTCCTCACCGGACGAACTGAGACAGCACATCTCGCAACGGCAGGGCTCGCAGTTTGAGCCCGTGCTGCTGCGCAAAGGCGTGGATGAGCAAACCGTCGCAGCCATCGAGGAGCAAAAGATCGATCTTCCGGGGGTTAACCTCCGAGTCAGGCCGGTGCGCGCCTATCCCAATGGCGGGTCGGCCGCCTCCTTACTGGGTTACGTGACCGAGGTGAGTCATGCGCAACTCAAGTCCAAGGAGTTTCGTGACTTCCGTTCGGGTGAGACGATGGGACAGGCCGGGATCGAACGGCGATATGATGCATTTATACGGGGTGTCGACGGCGGAGAACAGGTGGAGGTGGATGCGCTCGGAAAGGTCAGCCGGCTGATCCAACAGGTCGAACCACGGTCCGGGTTTAATCTGCACCTTACCCTTGATAACCGGCTGCAGCGTATCGCGGAAGAATCCTTTCAAGGTAGAAACGGCGCACTTATCGCCATCCATCCGTCCACCGGTGAAATCCTGGCGATGGTCAGCCAGCCATCGTACGATCCAAATCAATTCTCCCAGCGCATGACTCCTGAACAGTGGCGGCTGCTTGCCTCGAACCCGCACCACCCCATGCAAAATAAAGGACTCCAGGGCCAGTATGCGCCGGGCTCCATCTTCAAGCTGATCACTGCGCTGGCCGCCCTCGAAAAAGGCGTCATCACTCCTGAGACAACGTTTTCCTGTGACGGCTCCTTCGGCCTCGGCTCCCATATCTTCCATGACTGGAAGAATGGCGGTCACGGAACGCTGAATCTTCGGCAAGCGATCGCCAACTCCTGCAACATCTACTTCTACAACGCCGCCCTCAAGGCCGGGATCGAGGAAATTACCCGCGTTGCCAGGGAGTTGGGGCTTGGCGTCCCCTCCGGGTTTGGGCTGGGCGATGAGGCGAAAGGGGTCATCCCCTCCCCACAAATCCATACTAAAAAAGCCGGCGGATGGTATCCCGGCAACACCGTGATGGCCGGGATCGGACAGGGGATGGTCACCGTCACGCCGATGCAGGCGGTGATGATGGTGTCCGCCATCGCAAACGGGGGCACCCTCTACCGGCCCTGGGTCGTGCGAAAGGTTGAAACGATGGACCGCGAACTCATAGAGGAGTATGGCCCGGAGCTTGTCCGGAAGGTGAATATCGACCCTGATAACATGGCTATTGTCCGAGAGGGGATGCAAGCAGTTGTCAGCGAGGGGACAGGGAGCCGCGCCAAAATTCCCGGGCTTAGGGTCGCCGGTAAGACAGGGACCGCGCAGGTGGTGGGGAATAGTGGCTCACAGAAAGGTAATCAACGCGACCATGCCTGGTTCGTGGCCTTTGCGCCCGCAGACAATCCCCAGATCGCCATTGTCCTGGTGGTAGAGCACGGCGGGTTCGGCGGCCAGGTGGCGGCACCGATTGCAAAGAGTCTCCTGGAGGCGTGGTTTAAGCTCCCCAAGGAATCGGGGTCGGTCCAGGTTGCTGAGCCGGAACCGACTGAGGGGGACTGATGACAGAGCCTGTCTCATGTTAACCGCCCGCCGCGTCCTGCCGCCCGCCTTCGACTGGCGATTGGCCGTCTCCGCTGTCGGGCTTGCCGCCCTGGGCGTGCTGATTATTTACAGTACGAGCGGGATGCACTCCTCCCTCCTTCGGAGATCGCTGTACCTCAAGCAGGCGACATGGGTGGTGATGGGGCTCTTTGCCTTGCTCTTGCCCTGCCTATTTCATTATCGGACGACCTGGCGCCTGGCCTACCTCATCTACGGCCTGATCCTTGCCGCTCTGCTCCTGACCACCTTAGTCGGCCGGACCGGCTTGGGCGCCCAGCGATGGCTCAGCATCGGACCATTCGCATTTCAACCCTCGGAGTTTATGAAGCTGTCGCTCATCATCCTGCTGGCCCGCTATTTTGAAGATCACAAGGACGAGTTGCGTGCGCCACAAACCTTTATCGTGCCGGTCCTCCTGACCCTCTTACCGGTGGCTTTCGTCCTGCGGCAACCCGATCTTGGCACCGCCATCGTACTCCTCTTAATTTCTGCCAGTATCCTGGTCGCGATGGGACTGAAGATTCGCTACTTCGTCATACTCGGCGCGGTCGGATCGGCCATCACCCCAATTCTCTGGCGCTTCCTGCATGACTACCAGAAAAATCGGATCCTCGTGTTTATTTATCCTGACATGGATCCGATGGGCGTGGGCTATCACGTCGCTCAATCGAAGATTGCTGTCGGATCCGGGGGATTCATCGGAAAGGGTTGGATGGCGGCCACGCAAAGTCAGCTCAACTTCCTGCCCGCAAATCATACCGATTTCATCTTCGCCGGTCTTGCGGAGCAATGGGGCTTTATCGGCTCTCTGGGTCTCCTGCTGCTCTATGCTTATCTCCTTTCAAAAGGTCTACGCCTTGCCAGAGATGCCCACGACCTATTTACTATGGTTACAAGCTTCGGCATCGTCAGCATGATAGCATGGCAAGTGGTGATCAACATCGGAATGGTAACCGGCATCATGCCGGTCGTCGGCATCCCTCTCCCGCTGCTCTCCTACGGGGGCTCTTCCATGCTGATGAACATGCTGGCCGTCGGTCTGCTGCTCAACATTCACAAACATCGCTATCTCTACTGAGGTTGTACTGCAGCCTTGACAGGTACCGCTGTCGCTGCTATGAAAGTACGCGTTAAGCTGAAGGTGAAAGAGGCTGAAGGTAGATAGCAACTGTCTTGACTGAAGGAGGGAGGAGGAAGACTGAAGCCAGAAGGGAGCAGGAGATTATACCTACAAACCTTCGGTCTTCAGTCTAAGCTCCTGATGCTTGGTCGCTGAAAGCTCATTGCTATGAATTATAAAGAAACGCTCAACCTACCCATAACCGCCTTCCCGATGAAGGCGGACCTTCCTGCGCTCGAGCCCGCCATCCTCGCGCGGTGGGAGGCGTCTGGCCTCTATGATCGGCTCCGCGAGGTTCGAGCTGATCGGCAGGCCTGGATCCTTCACGACGGCCCCCCCTACGCAAACGGCCACATTCACATCGGTCATGCGCTCAATAAGATCTTGAAGGACATTGTTGTCAAGTCGAAGTCGATGTTCGGTTATAACGCTGCCTATGTCCCGGGATGGGATTGCCACGGGCTGCCGATCGAACACCAGGTCGATAAAGATCTCGGTAGCAAGAAGGCGGAGGTGTCGCTAGTCGAAAAGCGACAGCTCTGCCGCGAATACGCCGCCAGGTTCGTCGACATTCAGCGGGAAGAGTTTAGACGCCTCGGGGTCCTGGGCAACTGGTCAGCCCCCTACCTCACCATGGATTACACGTACGAGGCGACGATCGTCCGTGAGTTGGGAAGGTTGTTCGGAACGGGGGCAGCCTACAAGGGAAAGAAGCCGGTTCACTGGTGCGCCTCTTGCCGGACGGCCCTGGCCGAGGCCGAGGTCGAGTACGGCGATCACACTTCTGCATCCATCTATGTCAAGTTTCCTCTCAATCCGGATGTCGCAGAGCGTCTGCCGGTGCTGCAGGGTAGACGGTCGTTCGTCGTGATCTGGACCACGACACCCTGGACGCTCCCGGCGAATCTGGCTATCGCCGTGCATCCGGAGGCGCTCTACGTGATCGTCGAATCGGCCGGTGAGTCGTTCATCATCGCCAAAGATCGGCTGGGGGCGACGCTTGCAGCCGCAGGACTGAAAGACAGTCGAGTTGTCGAGGAAGTGCCCGGTCGCAAGTTGGAAGGGCTGGCGGCCAGGCACCCCTGGATCGAACGATCCTCGAAGGTTGTACTGGCCGACTATGTCACCATGGACCAGGGGACAGGGTGTGTGCACACGGCCCCGGGACACGGGGTCGAGGACTACGAAACCGGTCTCAGGTACGGCCTCGATATCTATAATCCCGTGGACGCTGCCGGGCGGTTCGTCGCGGACCTGCCGCTTGTCGGCGGTCTGAGCGTCTGGAAGGCCAACAGTACGATCATTGCAGAGCTTCAGCGCCGAGGCCTGCTGTTGTCTGAGGCGCAATTCGAGCACTCCTATCCGCATTGCTGGCGGTGTAAGAACCCAACGATCTTTCGGGCGACGGAGCAGTGGTTCATCTCCATGGACGCAGCAGTCCTCCCTGACGAGGGCGGCGGGCAGACCGGCCTCCGGGCCAAGGCGCTGTCAGAGATTAAGCAGGTCCGATGGATCCCTTCCTGGGGCGAAGACCGGATCAGCAATATGGTCGCGTACCGCTCAGACTGGTGCATCTCGCGGCAACGGGCCTGGGGTGTCCCGATCGTCGCCTTCTACTGCGCGCATTGCGGCCACATCCTGGCGGACCAGCGGCTCGCAGAGCATGTCGCGACCATGATCGAACGCGCGGGGGCCGACCTGTGGTATACGCAGGCGGCAGCAGACCTGCTTCCGCCAGGAACCGCCTGTCCCAACTGCGGGCGGGCCGATTTCGAAAAGGAACGCGACATTTTGGATGTCTGGTTCGATTCCGGCGTAAGCCACGCGGCCGTCCTTGCGGTCCGGTCAGACCAACAGTGGCCCGCAGATATGTACCTCGAGGGAAGCGACCAGCATCGGGGCTGGTTCCATAGCTCGCTGCTCACCGCAGTCGGAACCCGTGGACATGCGCCGTATCGGGCGGTGTTGACCCACGGCTTCGTGGTGGATGGCGAGGGCAAAAAGATGTCGAAATCTCTCGGCAACGTTGTAGCCCCACAAGAGGTGATCGAACGGTACGGCGCCGAGATCCTGCGCCTGTGGGTGGCGGCAGAGGACTACCGCGACGATATCCGGATCTCCGAGGAGATCCTCAAGCGGCTGGCTGAGGGGTACCGACGAATCCGGAATACCTGTCGCTATCTGCTCGGAAACCTGTCCGACTTTCAGCCGGCTCACGATGCGCTGTCACTCAACGAACTCAATGAGATCGATCGATTCATCCTCCACCGGCTGGGGCAACTCATCGAACGATTACATCGGGCCTACGAGACCTGTGAGTTTCACCTCCTCTACCATGGCCTGCATAACTTCTGCGCCGTGGACCTGTCGGCATTTTACCTGGATGTCCTGAAGGATCGGGTCTACACCTCCGCCCCACGCTCCCGCGCCAGGCGCGCGGCCCAAACCTCGATGTATCAGATCCTTGACGCACTCGTCAGGCTCATGGCCCCGGTTCTTTCCTTCACGGCCGATGAGGTGTGGCAGGTGATGCCCAAGCAGGGCGGTGAAGCGGAAAGTGTGCATCTCGCCGAATTCCCGCCCATCCGGTCCGATCTGTTGGATGAAGCCCTTGAAGCCCGCTGGAAAGACTTGCTATCGGTTCGGGATGAGGTGCTCAAAGCCCTCGAAGCCGCTCGCAAGGCCAAACTCATCGGGACATCGCTGGAGGCGCGGGTTGACCTCATGGTCGATCCCACCTTACTGCCGACCCTCACCAAGTACGAAGCCGATCTGCCGATGCTGTTCATCGTCTCGGCCGTCAGCATAGGGAGTCCGACAGAGACGGAGGTGGCTGGAAAAAGGGTTGAGGTGCGGGTAGGACGAGCAGAGGGATTCAAATGTGCCCGCTGTTGGACCTACAGTGAAAGCGTGGGCCGATCCATCCCGTATCCGGATGTGTGTGCCCGCTGCGCCGGTGTCCTGGAAGAGACGAAGACAGGGTATAGGGTATAGGGTTGCGGTTCTATGCTGTCACTCTGACGGTCATCCTGCTCGATCAGGTCTCGAAGCTATTGATCCAGGCCACGATACCCATCGGCTACAGCATCCCCCTCATCCCTGATTTCTTCGCGATTGTCCATGTCCTGAACCCCGGCGCGGCATTCGGCCTCCTGGCCGCCCAAGCCGCAGAGATTCGCAACCCTTTCTTCATCGGCGTCTCTCTCCTGGCCATCGGGTTCATCCTGTACTATCGACATCGCAGAGTTGACGACCATCCGCTTGCCATGCTTGGTTTGAGCCTGATCCTTGGGGGCGCTGTCGGTAACCTGATGGATCGATTGAGAATCGGCATGGTCATCGACTTCATCGATGTCCACTACTACCAATACCACTGGCCCGCATTCAACGTCGCTGACTCCGGCATCACCGTCGGCGTGTCGCTGATGATGCTCACAATGATCCTTGATGAACGTCGAGGGCGTCATCGGGGAACGAGTTCATGAGCGGCGATGACATCCGCGAACTCATAGCCGATGCCTCGGCCGGCGGCCTACGCCTGGACCGCTACCTCACTACGGCGACAGGGCTCCCACGATCGCAGATCCAGCGCCTCATCAAAGCCGGACTGGTGCTGGTCGATGGTCGCCGCCCGAAGGCGAGCGCCACGGCCCACCCGGGCCAGCAGATCAGCCTCTCGATCCCTCCGCCACAGCCGTCCACCCTCACGCCCGAACCGATTCCCATCGACATCCTGTATGAAGACACGGATCTCCTGGTCCTGAATAAGCCGGCCGGGCTTGTCGTGCACCCCGCCCCCGGGCATCAGGCCGGAACGCTGGTTCACGCCATCCTGTATCACTGCCCGGATTTACCCGGAATCGGCGAGGAGCGGCGGCCAGGTATCGTGCATCGGCTGGACAAAGAGACGTCCGGGGTGATGGTCGTGGCCAAAACCGACACGGCCATGGCCTCACTGGCCACACAATTCAAAGGACGTCGGGTGAAAAAGACCTACATCGCACTGGTACATGGCGAGGTGAAGCAGCCTGAGGGTCAGATCGTGGCCGACATCGGCCGTCACGAACGGGACCGGAAGCGGATGGCGGTGCGCACACGCAAAGGCCGGGAGGCGGTGACCATCTACCGGGTGATGAAACGGCTGGACAGCTTGACCCTTTTACAGCTTCAGCCTCATACCGGCAGAACCCACCAGATCCGGGTCCACCTGTCCGCGATCGGCCACCCGGTGGTAGGCGACAAGCTGTATGGGGGAACCAAGGAAAAAAGGTTCAAGGTTCACGGTTCACGGTTCACGGGTAAGGCGGAGCGGCACCTCTTGCATGCCTGGAAACTCGGCCTGTTCCACCCGAGGACCGATGAGTGGATGGAGTTCGAAGCCCCGCTGCCACCGGACTTCACAACCTGGCTTGACGCAGGACCGCCAACAGATACCAGTCCGCTCGGATCTCCCCCACCAGCGGTGCAGGGACTCGGCCTTGGGTAACGGCACAGTCACCGCTAATCCCGTCATTCCCGCGCAAGCGGGAATCCAGAGTCAGTGAACTACCCTGCAGCTTGCTGCGGGGTAGTTCACTTGGT
Above is a genomic segment from Candidatus Methylomirabilis tolerans containing:
- the ileS gene encoding isoleucine--tRNA ligase; translation: MNYKETLNLPITAFPMKADLPALEPAILARWEASGLYDRLREVRADRQAWILHDGPPYANGHIHIGHALNKILKDIVVKSKSMFGYNAAYVPGWDCHGLPIEHQVDKDLGSKKAEVSLVEKRQLCREYAARFVDIQREEFRRLGVLGNWSAPYLTMDYTYEATIVRELGRLFGTGAAYKGKKPVHWCASCRTALAEAEVEYGDHTSASIYVKFPLNPDVAERLPVLQGRRSFVVIWTTTPWTLPANLAIAVHPEALYVIVESAGESFIIAKDRLGATLAAAGLKDSRVVEEVPGRKLEGLAARHPWIERSSKVVLADYVTMDQGTGCVHTAPGHGVEDYETGLRYGLDIYNPVDAAGRFVADLPLVGGLSVWKANSTIIAELQRRGLLLSEAQFEHSYPHCWRCKNPTIFRATEQWFISMDAAVLPDEGGGQTGLRAKALSEIKQVRWIPSWGEDRISNMVAYRSDWCISRQRAWGVPIVAFYCAHCGHILADQRLAEHVATMIERAGADLWYTQAAADLLPPGTACPNCGRADFEKERDILDVWFDSGVSHAAVLAVRSDQQWPADMYLEGSDQHRGWFHSSLLTAVGTRGHAPYRAVLTHGFVVDGEGKKMSKSLGNVVAPQEVIERYGAEILRLWVAAEDYRDDIRISEEILKRLAEGYRRIRNTCRYLLGNLSDFQPAHDALSLNELNEIDRFILHRLGQLIERLHRAYETCEFHLLYHGLHNFCAVDLSAFYLDVLKDRVYTSAPRSRARRAAQTSMYQILDALVRLMAPVLSFTADEVWQVMPKQGGEAESVHLAEFPPIRSDLLDEALEARWKDLLSVRDEVLKALEAARKAKLIGTSLEARVDLMVDPTLLPTLTKYEADLPMLFIVSAVSIGSPTETEVAGKRVEVRVGRAEGFKCARCWTYSESVGRSIPYPDVCARCAGVLEETKTGYRV
- a CDS encoding RluA family pseudouridine synthase; translated protein: MSGDDIRELIADASAGGLRLDRYLTTATGLPRSQIQRLIKAGLVLVDGRRPKASATAHPGQQISLSIPPPQPSTLTPEPIPIDILYEDTDLLVLNKPAGLVVHPAPGHQAGTLVHAILYHCPDLPGIGEERRPGIVHRLDKETSGVMVVAKTDTAMASLATQFKGRRVKKTYIALVHGEVKQPEGQIVADIGRHERDRKRMAVRTRKGREAVTIYRVMKRLDSLTLLQLQPHTGRTHQIRVHLSAIGHPVVGDKLYGGTKEKRFKVHGSRFTGKAERHLLHAWKLGLFHPRTDEWMEFEAPLPPDFTTWLDAGPPTDTSPLGSPPPAVQGLGLG
- the mrdA gene encoding penicillin-binding protein 2 codes for the protein MSRERETSNLFAPFQKRIRVAAFLISAAILILLLRLWALQILEGERMLLLSLNNRLRLRPVEAPRGLILDRNGELMVENLASFDLYAMPEDMPDIEGTTRRLAEILRSSPDELRQHISQRQGSQFEPVLLRKGVDEQTVAAIEEQKIDLPGVNLRVRPVRAYPNGGSAASLLGYVTEVSHAQLKSKEFRDFRSGETMGQAGIERRYDAFIRGVDGGEQVEVDALGKVSRLIQQVEPRSGFNLHLTLDNRLQRIAEESFQGRNGALIAIHPSTGEILAMVSQPSYDPNQFSQRMTPEQWRLLASNPHHPMQNKGLQGQYAPGSIFKLITALAALEKGVITPETTFSCDGSFGLGSHIFHDWKNGGHGTLNLRQAIANSCNIYFYNAALKAGIEEITRVARELGLGVPSGFGLGDEAKGVIPSPQIHTKKAGGWYPGNTVMAGIGQGMVTVTPMQAVMMVSAIANGGTLYRPWVVRKVETMDRELIEEYGPELVRKVNIDPDNMAIVREGMQAVVSEGTGSRAKIPGLRVAGKTGTAQVVGNSGSQKGNQRDHAWFVAFAPADNPQIAIVLVVEHGGFGGQVAAPIAKSLLEAWFKLPKESGSVQVAEPEPTEGD
- the rodA gene encoding rod shape-determining protein RodA; protein product: MLTARRVLPPAFDWRLAVSAVGLAALGVLIIYSTSGMHSSLLRRSLYLKQATWVVMGLFALLLPCLFHYRTTWRLAYLIYGLILAALLLTTLVGRTGLGAQRWLSIGPFAFQPSEFMKLSLIILLARYFEDHKDELRAPQTFIVPVLLTLLPVAFVLRQPDLGTAIVLLLISASILVAMGLKIRYFVILGAVGSAITPILWRFLHDYQKNRILVFIYPDMDPMGVGYHVAQSKIAVGSGGFIGKGWMAATQSQLNFLPANHTDFIFAGLAEQWGFIGSLGLLLLYAYLLSKGLRLARDAHDLFTMVTSFGIVSMIAWQVVINIGMVTGIMPVVGIPLPLLSYGGSSMLMNMLAVGLLLNIHKHRYLY
- the lspA gene encoding signal peptidase II gives rise to the protein MRFYAVTLTVILLDQVSKLLIQATIPIGYSIPLIPDFFAIVHVLNPGAAFGLLAAQAAEIRNPFFIGVSLLAIGFILYYRHRRVDDHPLAMLGLSLILGGAVGNLMDRLRIGMVIDFIDVHYYQYHWPAFNVADSGITVGVSLMMLTMILDERRGRHRGTSS